Proteins encoded within one genomic window of Bremerella alba:
- a CDS encoding extracellular solute-binding protein produces the protein MNTSPSLRGMLAIVVIAAIGIGLIISQQLLTASDAQVPKDREEVVFWHFWGGADRAIVEDVAKRFNQSQNDYFVRPIAMPGNNLDLKFFLSVTGGDPPDLLNIDDPVIADWGHRGAILALDEVATPTEVERLQEWLFPAARRLVTYEDRLYGVPNGLDIRALYVNRTMLERYGLSPPRTIADLDHIAETIAPPNQSGAYLHHGYLPDSRRIWAWGPVFGGQFYDTGNGQVTLTNPEIESALAWMASYRDRYGPSEIARFRHGDQSLPGKTFPLFAERYAVVMDGQWRVRDIRAFQKSQAEKREEVTQFDAIPLPPPPGGKANAGWVNGNNFVIPRGANASHGAWEFIKFWCGFDGKEAAAAETCVAGGWIPVSQNVVDEPAFQRFLNEEPLFRTFIKLAGSENQYPVPVIPGAPYFNNEVKNWAESAMASSTEPDLPKLLKEAESRIQSHIDRARNDQ, from the coding sequence ATGAACACTTCCCCCTCACTCCGCGGAATGCTTGCCATTGTTGTTATCGCTGCGATAGGGATTGGGCTGATAATCTCGCAGCAATTGCTAACCGCGAGTGATGCTCAGGTCCCCAAAGACCGCGAAGAGGTTGTCTTCTGGCACTTCTGGGGCGGGGCCGATCGGGCGATTGTCGAGGATGTCGCGAAGCGGTTTAACCAGTCGCAAAACGACTACTTTGTACGTCCCATTGCCATGCCAGGCAACAATCTCGATTTAAAGTTCTTCCTCAGTGTCACTGGCGGCGATCCACCAGACCTATTGAACATCGACGATCCTGTGATCGCCGATTGGGGGCATCGCGGGGCAATTTTGGCACTGGACGAAGTCGCGACGCCAACGGAAGTCGAACGACTTCAAGAGTGGCTCTTCCCGGCCGCGCGGCGGCTAGTCACCTATGAAGATCGTCTGTACGGCGTACCCAATGGTCTTGATATCCGAGCCCTATATGTCAACCGAACGATGCTTGAACGCTACGGACTTTCGCCACCTAGGACAATTGCCGACTTAGACCACATCGCCGAAACGATTGCTCCTCCGAACCAGTCTGGCGCGTACCTGCATCACGGATACCTGCCAGATTCGCGACGTATTTGGGCCTGGGGTCCTGTCTTTGGTGGTCAGTTTTACGATACCGGCAACGGCCAAGTCACCCTTACCAATCCCGAAATTGAGTCTGCTCTGGCCTGGATGGCTAGCTACCGCGATCGTTATGGCCCATCCGAGATCGCTCGGTTTCGTCACGGCGATCAATCGCTTCCGGGAAAAACGTTTCCCTTGTTCGCCGAGCGTTATGCGGTGGTCATGGATGGGCAGTGGCGTGTACGGGACATCCGCGCGTTTCAAAAATCACAGGCCGAGAAGCGCGAAGAGGTAACCCAGTTCGACGCTATTCCCCTGCCACCGCCGCCTGGCGGCAAAGCAAACGCCGGCTGGGTGAACGGCAATAACTTTGTTATTCCGCGTGGAGCTAACGCATCGCACGGGGCGTGGGAGTTCATTAAGTTTTGGTGCGGTTTTGATGGAAAAGAGGCCGCCGCAGCAGAAACCTGCGTCGCTGGCGGTTGGATCCCCGTTTCGCAAAATGTCGTCGATGAGCCTGCTTTTCAGCGGTTCCTGAATGAGGAACCACTGTTTCGCACTTTTATCAAACTCGCCGGAAGCGAGAACCAATATCCGGTTCCCGTCATACCTGGAGCCCCGTACTTCAATAACGAGGTTAAGAATTGGGCCGAGTCGGCGATGGCCAGTTCGACCGAGCCTGATCTTCCCAAGTTGCTGAAAGAAGCTGAGTCCAGGATTCAATCGCACATCGACCGCGCGAGGAACGACCAATGA
- a CDS encoding penicillin acylase family protein yields MEFPRLTRDISIERDDSGVPHITAKSLDDALYGLGYMHATDRLTQILFARAIASGQAAETIAARDELLETDRFFRRIGLHRNQPRERDYWPEETQQQVQQYCAGVNDGMKAVGHTLPMWAIGFEAAPWEPVSVLYIGNLLSFGGLAVSQLENERIVIELIQAGGDEAALRELLPGRLEHVDFDLVQKVHHVRRMSDEALEVLMDLPRLAGSNAWVVGPSKTKSGAPLLCSDPHLETNRLPAIWYEAVLKWNGDYAIGATLPGCPLFAVGRTRKVSWGVTYMKGDTTDFFIEEVRQSDEGNWQYRREDDWVDYQVREEAIGCKGKPPEAMRVFENPQGVLEVDPEQFGDGYYFSLAWTGMLPHSGMAIASWLDMLKVESTAEALDVTKECPQPTLCWVVGDVYGNIGLQGNGRFPRRRHDVSGLGPVAAWDARNHWQGMIGTDRLPRIYNPECGYIATANEDINEPGKPKFVSQTLPDYRKRRIVEQLAGLNEVTPEEMQQLQYDLLSIQAREIVPILLLHAPDELKEKLKDWDFRYTTDSTEAVAFQRFYRNTLLEIFGHERGMGPRRTLYLVSRAGFSSMIIAACDEILKKETSLWWQTRDKGEMIRTAGEKALLEPETTWGEFNNFHFTDRFFGGGQVGRLLGFDSPRYPMPGCHATVFQGHVLQTATRESTFAPSYHFVTDMSTDEAWTNLPGGPCESRFSWYYKSDVPLWLEGEYKKLAPKWEATETSQPEESPQIPPP; encoded by the coding sequence ATGGAATTTCCCCGTTTAACGAGAGATATTTCGATCGAGCGCGACGATTCTGGCGTGCCCCATATTACCGCCAAGTCCCTTGATGATGCGCTGTACGGTTTGGGGTACATGCATGCGACCGATCGTCTCACGCAGATTCTTTTTGCTCGAGCCATAGCTTCAGGGCAGGCCGCAGAAACGATTGCAGCACGCGACGAGCTACTGGAAACCGATCGATTTTTCCGGCGTATCGGGCTACATCGAAATCAACCCCGCGAGAGGGATTACTGGCCGGAAGAAACACAGCAGCAAGTTCAGCAATATTGTGCCGGCGTGAATGATGGGATGAAAGCCGTCGGTCACACACTGCCCATGTGGGCAATTGGTTTTGAAGCAGCCCCCTGGGAGCCGGTATCCGTTCTGTACATCGGCAATCTGTTAAGTTTTGGCGGTCTCGCAGTTAGCCAATTAGAAAACGAGCGGATTGTCATCGAACTCATTCAGGCAGGCGGTGACGAAGCGGCCTTGCGCGAGCTATTACCGGGTCGGCTAGAGCACGTCGACTTCGACCTGGTGCAGAAAGTGCATCATGTGCGGCGAATGTCCGACGAAGCGTTGGAAGTATTGATGGACCTGCCGCGTCTGGCTGGCAGCAATGCTTGGGTTGTTGGTCCCTCTAAGACGAAAAGTGGCGCTCCCCTGCTCTGCTCTGATCCGCACCTGGAGACCAATCGGTTGCCAGCGATCTGGTACGAAGCGGTGTTGAAGTGGAATGGCGACTACGCGATCGGGGCCACACTGCCTGGGTGTCCTTTGTTTGCCGTGGGCCGCACAAGGAAGGTCAGTTGGGGTGTCACCTACATGAAGGGAGACACGACGGATTTTTTCATCGAAGAGGTCCGTCAGTCTGATGAGGGAAACTGGCAGTATCGCCGTGAAGATGATTGGGTCGACTACCAGGTTCGCGAAGAGGCGATCGGCTGTAAGGGTAAACCACCGGAGGCCATGCGCGTGTTTGAGAACCCGCAAGGCGTCTTGGAAGTTGATCCAGAACAGTTTGGCGATGGCTACTACTTCTCGTTGGCGTGGACCGGAATGTTACCTCACTCTGGCATGGCGATCGCATCGTGGCTCGACATGTTGAAAGTTGAGAGTACCGCCGAAGCATTAGATGTGACGAAGGAGTGTCCACAACCGACGCTGTGCTGGGTGGTGGGAGACGTCTACGGCAATATTGGTCTACAAGGAAACGGGCGATTCCCGCGGCGTCGGCACGATGTGTCAGGCCTCGGTCCGGTGGCGGCGTGGGACGCGCGAAATCACTGGCAAGGCATGATCGGAACGGATCGTTTGCCGCGAATCTACAATCCTGAGTGCGGATACATCGCCACTGCGAATGAAGACATTAACGAGCCTGGCAAGCCGAAGTTCGTTAGCCAAACATTGCCGGATTATCGGAAGCGGCGAATTGTCGAGCAGTTGGCAGGGCTTAACGAAGTCACGCCGGAAGAAATGCAGCAGCTTCAATACGATCTTTTGAGCATTCAGGCACGCGAGATTGTTCCCATTCTGCTGCTGCACGCCCCGGACGAACTCAAGGAAAAGCTAAAAGACTGGGACTTCCGATATACGACGGACAGTACCGAGGCGGTCGCGTTTCAGCGGTTTTATCGAAACACGCTGCTAGAGATCTTTGGACACGAACGAGGGATGGGACCGCGACGCACGTTGTATCTCGTTTCGCGCGCTGGTTTCTCGAGCATGATCATCGCTGCGTGTGATGAGATACTGAAGAAAGAAACCTCGCTCTGGTGGCAGACCCGTGACAAAGGAGAGATGATCCGAACGGCCGGGGAGAAAGCACTCTTAGAGCCTGAAACAACCTGGGGAGAGTTCAATAACTTTCACTTCACCGATCGCTTCTTTGGTGGTGGTCAGGTGGGCAGACTGCTTGGATTTGATAGCCCTAGATATCCCATGCCAGGTTGCCATGCGACGGTGTTTCAAGGTCACGTACTACAAACGGCGACACGTGAGTCGACCTTTGCCCCGAGCTATCACTTTGTCACCGATATGAGTACCGACGAAGCCTGGACGAACCTGCCCGGCGGGCCTTGTGAGAGTCGTTTCTCGTGGTACTACAAGAGCGATGTACCGCTTTGGTTAGAAGGTGAATACAAGAAGCTTGCCCCCAAGTGGGAAGCTACAGAGACCAGCCAGCCAGAAGAATCACCACAAATACCACCCCCATAA
- a CDS encoding carbohydrate ABC transporter permease, producing the protein MTWLQKSTIYVLLIFLATIYSVPLLVMLSGSLKSPTEIQANPNQLIPQSWQWENYVTAVRSMPFWQYLSNTLVLCLGSVVGTLLSCSMAAYAFAKLRWRGRDKLFAVLIGTMLLPWHVTMIPRFLLLREVGLYNTLGALIVPTFLGDAFSIFLLRQFFRTIPEDISEAARIDGLSEWGIYWRIILPMSVPALATVGLFQFVAAWNDFSGPLLFLSNKDKFPLAYGLEQFVSSYADQTHLLLAAATLFTLPIVILFFFAQKTFLKGIATTGLKD; encoded by the coding sequence ATGACTTGGCTCCAGAAATCGACGATCTACGTGCTGCTGATCTTCCTCGCGACGATTTACAGTGTGCCGCTGCTGGTGATGCTATCCGGATCGCTCAAGTCGCCGACGGAAATCCAGGCCAACCCTAATCAATTGATACCCCAGTCTTGGCAGTGGGAGAACTATGTGACGGCGGTCAGGTCGATGCCGTTTTGGCAGTACCTCTCCAACACGCTAGTGCTTTGCCTGGGATCGGTCGTGGGAACCTTGCTTTCATGCTCGATGGCGGCCTACGCGTTTGCCAAGCTGAGGTGGAGGGGTCGCGACAAGCTGTTCGCCGTACTGATCGGAACGATGCTGCTACCCTGGCACGTCACGATGATTCCGCGATTTTTGCTCTTGCGCGAAGTGGGCCTATACAACACGCTCGGGGCGTTGATCGTACCAACGTTCCTGGGCGATGCGTTTTCGATTTTCTTGCTGCGGCAGTTCTTTCGCACGATTCCAGAAGACATCAGCGAGGCTGCCCGGATCGATGGGCTATCCGAGTGGGGCATCTACTGGCGGATCATCTTGCCCATGTCGGTGCCGGCCTTGGCAACGGTTGGCCTTTTTCAATTTGTGGCCGCCTGGAACGACTTCAGCGGTCCACTCTTATTCCTGAGCAACAAGGATAAGTTTCCGCTGGCGTATGGCCTCGAGCAGTTCGTCAGCAGTTACGCTGACCAAACGCACCTGCTACTCGCTGCGGCTACGCTGTTCACGCTGCCGATCGTAATCCTCTTCTTCTTCGCTCAGAAAACGTTTCTGAAAGGAATTGCCACGACCGGGCTGAAGGATTGA
- a CDS encoding efflux RND transporter permease subunit codes for MKKLFERWIALRWLLLAIGIALTVGAVYLGQGLSFDRSIENMFAAEDPLIQSHEQFNRIFGGNEVILGVYQDDQLFAEDGSGLDRVREVRTKIEDLDGIKEVLSLDRDLTRGFVLDPQSEAGAKLKELFSGYTHNHEGNIVALPIQLTPKSATTVSRVELIGKIRAIFDELPGGMITGEPVMVVDGFKYVEEDGDRLGWATSLLLAAVILLVFRNIRWMVIAIVVVQVTLCWTHAALAISGLQLSMVSSMLTAIVTVIGVATVVHYILRFRQYRDEGQEPREALASASGYLLAPVFWACATDAVGFSALLITSVGPVHDFGIMMAVGAMLVLPAVLVFLPGLVLAGSPWMVDPASPWGDAKLSSALSRTVNSIVKRPVILTVLILMAFVISLWGAARLRVESDFTKNFRETTPIVQAYAFVEDELGGAGVWDVAIPAPEHLTWDYIQEVQALEDRLREEVPELSKVLSLADVVSAMMEAAEKKSFIRLPKFALMRVGMKSLRAQLPETLNSLYSSDPQNPDEYWFRIMLLSKERQDAQIKQETIEAVRRVVADYYAQKQAEEQAAEKDSEMEVHDGEPIVSGFFVLLTHLIDSLIRDQWQSFALAIAGIGVTMTLAFRSLKMALLALIPNVLPILMVTGAFGLLGYRINMGAAMIAAVSMGLGVDASIHYIYGFQRSVASGLAPSQALVEVQQSVGKAVIFATFALIAGFSVLCVSDFVPTIYFGVLVGLTMLGALVGNLIILPLSIKLLVIGRAES; via the coding sequence GTGAAGAAACTATTTGAAAGATGGATCGCCCTGCGATGGCTTCTCTTGGCTATCGGAATTGCGCTAACGGTGGGGGCCGTCTATCTCGGACAGGGGCTGTCATTCGATCGTTCGATTGAAAACATGTTCGCTGCGGAAGATCCTCTCATCCAATCACACGAACAATTCAATCGCATTTTCGGCGGCAACGAGGTTATTCTCGGCGTCTATCAGGACGATCAACTCTTTGCCGAGGACGGCAGTGGGCTAGATCGGGTTCGGGAAGTACGAACCAAGATCGAAGATTTGGACGGCATCAAAGAAGTTCTCTCACTCGATCGCGATCTGACACGAGGCTTCGTGCTCGATCCCCAGTCAGAGGCCGGCGCGAAACTGAAAGAACTTTTCTCCGGCTACACGCACAATCACGAAGGCAACATCGTTGCTTTGCCAATTCAACTCACGCCCAAGAGTGCGACGACAGTAAGCCGTGTCGAACTGATTGGCAAGATTCGAGCTATCTTCGACGAACTTCCCGGGGGGATGATCACTGGTGAACCGGTCATGGTTGTCGACGGTTTCAAGTACGTCGAAGAAGACGGAGATCGCCTGGGATGGGCGACCTCCCTTCTACTGGCGGCGGTGATTCTTCTTGTGTTTCGCAACATTCGCTGGATGGTCATTGCCATTGTTGTCGTGCAGGTCACCTTGTGTTGGACGCATGCGGCATTGGCGATCAGTGGTTTGCAACTGAGCATGGTTAGCTCAATGCTTACGGCGATTGTGACGGTCATTGGTGTCGCCACAGTCGTGCACTACATCCTTCGATTTCGTCAGTATCGTGATGAAGGGCAAGAGCCAAGGGAGGCCTTGGCGTCCGCGTCTGGGTACTTGTTGGCTCCCGTATTTTGGGCATGTGCGACCGATGCCGTAGGGTTTTCGGCGCTTCTGATTACTAGTGTTGGACCTGTGCACGACTTCGGCATCATGATGGCCGTGGGGGCCATGCTCGTGTTGCCGGCGGTTTTGGTGTTTCTACCAGGCCTGGTTCTTGCAGGAAGTCCGTGGATGGTTGATCCCGCCAGTCCCTGGGGTGATGCCAAGTTAAGCTCCGCTTTGTCGCGAACCGTGAACTCTATTGTGAAGCGGCCAGTGATCCTCACCGTGTTGATTTTGATGGCGTTTGTCATTTCGTTGTGGGGAGCAGCCCGACTTCGTGTGGAAAGCGATTTTACTAAGAACTTCCGTGAGACCACGCCGATCGTTCAGGCTTATGCGTTTGTCGAGGATGAACTGGGCGGGGCCGGAGTATGGGACGTCGCCATTCCGGCACCCGAACACTTGACGTGGGATTACATTCAGGAAGTGCAGGCCTTAGAAGACCGCCTGAGGGAGGAAGTCCCAGAACTCTCGAAAGTGTTGAGCTTGGCCGATGTGGTATCGGCGATGATGGAAGCCGCCGAGAAAAAGAGTTTCATCCGGCTGCCCAAGTTCGCGTTGATGCGAGTTGGCATGAAATCGCTTCGAGCCCAACTGCCAGAGACGCTCAATTCGCTTTACTCGAGTGACCCACAAAACCCAGACGAATATTGGTTCCGAATCATGCTGCTCTCGAAAGAGCGGCAAGATGCCCAGATCAAACAGGAGACCATCGAGGCCGTTCGACGCGTCGTGGCCGACTACTATGCCCAGAAGCAGGCCGAAGAACAGGCCGCCGAAAAGGATTCCGAAATGGAAGTCCACGACGGAGAGCCAATCGTCAGTGGTTTTTTCGTATTGCTGACGCATCTGATCGACAGCCTGATCCGCGACCAGTGGCAATCGTTTGCGTTGGCGATCGCGGGCATCGGCGTAACGATGACGCTTGCGTTTCGTAGTCTGAAGATGGCCTTGTTGGCCCTGATTCCCAACGTGCTGCCTATTTTGATGGTAACGGGGGCATTCGGCCTGTTGGGATACCGGATCAATATGGGGGCAGCGATGATCGCAGCCGTTTCCATGGGGCTAGGGGTCGATGCGTCGATCCATTACATCTATGGTTTTCAGAGAAGCGTCGCCAGCGGGCTCGCCCCCAGTCAGGCCCTGGTCGAGGTCCAGCAAAGCGTCGGCAAAGCGGTCATTTTCGCCACGTTTGCCCTAATCGCTGGCTTTAGTGTGCTATGCGTAAGTGATTTTGTACCCACGATTTACTTCGGCGTGCTGGTAGGGCTGACCATGTTGGGTGCGCTTGTCGGAAATTTGATCATCTTGCCCCTTTCCATCAAGCTTCTGGTGATCGGGCGGGCCGAGTCCTAG
- a CDS encoding carbohydrate ABC transporter permease has protein sequence MQHHADSSGLDNAASLESRRRWRSWFTATGFAGPWLVGLLALFVYPFVVSLYWSFCQYDLINPPRFVGMDNYQQLATEFTTGTGIAHALWNTGYYALLSVPLSIVLGVGLATLLSCDIRGQSVFRTLFYLPSVIPVVAASILWMWLLNPADGLVNSVLGSLGLWQPQWFASPAELVSPDSLTQAAWENNSAPIGSKDALVLMSLWGMGNFMVIYLAAIGDIPKSLYEAARIDGAGPIRRFVNVTLPLLTPIIFFNLVMGLIQSVQAFTQIYIVSEGRGAPAESTLVISLHLFLSAFQHLNMGYASAVAWLLFALLGLATWFLFTTSRRWVFEGVR, from the coding sequence TTGCAACATCACGCGGACAGTTCAGGTCTCGACAACGCAGCATCGCTAGAATCGCGTCGCCGCTGGCGGTCATGGTTTACCGCAACCGGCTTCGCGGGGCCCTGGCTCGTCGGGCTTTTAGCTTTGTTCGTCTATCCGTTTGTTGTTTCCTTGTATTGGAGCTTTTGCCAGTACGACTTGATCAACCCACCCCGGTTTGTAGGGATGGATAATTATCAGCAACTGGCCACGGAATTCACCACCGGAACGGGCATTGCCCATGCCCTGTGGAATACCGGCTATTACGCGCTGCTCTCCGTACCTCTATCCATCGTTTTGGGGGTAGGATTAGCGACGCTTCTCTCGTGCGATATCCGCGGGCAGTCGGTATTTCGCACCCTGTTTTATCTGCCATCGGTGATCCCGGTGGTCGCTGCTAGTATCTTGTGGATGTGGCTATTGAACCCAGCCGATGGACTGGTGAATTCCGTCCTCGGCTCGCTCGGCCTCTGGCAGCCGCAATGGTTCGCATCTCCGGCAGAGCTTGTTTCGCCCGATTCCCTGACGCAAGCGGCGTGGGAAAATAACTCGGCACCGATCGGGTCGAAGGATGCCCTCGTCCTGATGAGCCTGTGGGGTATGGGCAATTTCATGGTGATCTACCTGGCAGCGATTGGGGACATTCCTAAATCGCTTTACGAAGCCGCACGTATTGATGGCGCTGGCCCCATCCGAAGATTCGTCAACGTCACTCTGCCACTGTTAACGCCGATCATTTTCTTCAATCTGGTTATGGGGCTGATTCAATCCGTTCAGGCCTTCACGCAAATCTACATTGTCAGCGAAGGACGCGGCGCACCGGCTGAATCGACCCTCGTCATCAGCTTGCACCTGTTTCTCAGCGCGTTTCAACATTTGAACATGGGATACGCATCGGCCGTCGCCTGGCTGCTGTTTGCACTGCTAGGCCTAGCCACGTGGTTCTTGTTCACCACTTCGCGGCGATGGGTCTTCGAGGGGGTACGCTAA